A window from Dioscorea cayenensis subsp. rotundata cultivar TDr96_F1 chromosome 10, TDr96_F1_v2_PseudoChromosome.rev07_lg8_w22 25.fasta, whole genome shotgun sequence encodes these proteins:
- the LOC120270253 gene encoding probable ubiquitin-like-specific protease 2A, which produces MIDTNKFKFYFEHLWKNLSEENRRSSICLDSLWFSMYKSKVTKDKVLKWIKMKKILKKKYVFIPIVCWGHWSLLILCNFCENRQPNIEKPFMLLLDSLHQANPKRLEPDIRRFVLDICRTEARDENKTAISKIPLLIPNVPQQRNGVDCGIFVLYYIYLFVQNVPTNFALDGYPYFLKEDWFCQDDIENFRTKFNFWM; this is translated from the exons ATGATAGATACtaataagtttaaattttattttga gCATCTATGGAAAAATTTATCTGAAGAAAATAGGAGGTCTTCTATATGTCTTGATTCTTTATGGTTTTCTATGTACAAGAGCAAGGTGACAAAGGACAAGGTGCTCAAGTGgatcaaaatgaagaagatacttaaaaaaaaatatgtgtttaTTCCCATTGTTTGTTG ggGACACTGGAGCCTTCTTATCCTTTGCAACTTTTGTGAAAATAGGCAACCAAACATTGAGAAGCCTTTCATGTTACTATTAGATTCACTTCATCAAGCAAATCCAAAGAGGTTGGAGCCAGATATAAGAAG aTTTGTATTGGACATTTGTCGAACTGAGGCAAGAGATGAGAATAAAACGGCTATATCCAAGATTCCTCTTCTTATTCCCAAT GTTCCGCAACAAAGAAATGGTGTGGATTGTGGCATCTTTGTTCTCTactacatatatttatttgtccAAAATGTCCCTACAAATTTTGCTTTAGATGGCTACCCATATTTT cTTAAGGAAGATTGGTTTTGTCAAGATGACATAGAAAACTTTCGGACGAAATTCAATTTTTGGATGTAA
- the LOC120270254 gene encoding uncharacterized protein LOC120270254, with the protein MVTVRKQALKQSFETLQMEDGESIQCYCARVVTIVNQMKAMEESRDLSKLTLDELTGSLQAHEIRVNRSAGKVSEKALVMKAESSGPQAKEKCTTTSSAGWSPTRGRGRGFSRGRGRGRWSRGQGSDSKAHVRVFFYCKKYGHVKAKCRERAKSIEKGASLVVEEQGSHECQRSMFTSLDETQKVIVRLGDDKEMVVLGVGTVTGYSVLFRENECIIKDGRSGESVVVIPKLSNNMFPVDLSRIERLNLAVSKDTLSELWHRRFGHMNYRSLEKLAREKGVHGLPKLKLVSQCEECASCKHAKGSFPATRIRRSSGRLQLEVLDLLPKEQG; encoded by the exons ATGGTTACAGTGAGGAAGCAAGCTCTCAAGCAGAGCTTTGAAACCCTACAAATGGAGGATGGGGAGAGCATTCAGTGCTACTGTGCCAGGGTGGTGACAATAGTAAATCAAATGAAAG CAATGGAGGAGTCGAGAGACTTGTCTAAGCTAACGCTAGATGAACTCACCGGATCTCTACAAGCACACGAGATCAGGGTGAATCGGTCTGCAGGGAAGGTAAGCGAGAAGGCGCTAGTCATGAAAGCTGAGAGCTCGGGGCCACAGGCTAAGGAGAAGTGTACTACTACTTCATCTGCTGGTTGGAGTCCAACCAGAGGTCGAGGGAGGGGATTCTCTCGAGGAAGGGGTAGAGGAAGATGGTCAAGAGGCCAGGGAAGTGATTCCAAAGCCCATGTCcgagtgtttttttattgtaagaAGTATGGACATGTAAAGGCCAAGTGCCGGGAGAGAGCGAAGTCCATAGAGAAGGGAGCATCGTTGGTGGTGGAGGAGCAGGGGAGTCATGAAT GCCAGAGAAGCATGTTTACCAGCTTAGATGAAACTCAGAAAGTAATTGTTCGCCTTGGAGATGACAAGGAGATGGTGGTACTTGGAGTAGGAACAGTTACA GGGTACTCAGTCTTATTTCGTGAGAACGAGTGCATCATCAAGGATGGCCGTTCGGGAGAGTCAGTTGTTGTCATTCCAAAGTTGAGCAACAATATGTTTCCAGTCGACCTCTCAAGAATAGAGAGACTGAATCTAGCTGTGAGCAAAGATACGCTGTCTGAACTATGGCATAGGAGGTTCGGGCATATGAATTACAGAAGCTTGGAAAAGCTTGCACGAGAGAAGGGAGTCCATGGGCTGCCAAAGCTGAAGTTGGTGTCTCAGTGTGAAGAATGTGCATCATGTAAGCATGCAAAGGGCTCATTTCCTGCTACAAGGATCAGAAGAAGCTCAGGCCGTTTACAACTT GAAGTGCTGGATCTATTGCCTAAAGAGCAAGGGTGA
- the LOC120270255 gene encoding glycosyl hydrolase 5 family protein-like encodes MSEFGINQDGQSIGDNYYIGCLLAFTAERDIDLSLWSLQGSYYKGLGIIGKNESYAVIYTDWNTIRNPGFMATISSIVPPLREAWGFNGNGLAFANGSTNSCLEALGNGQGVQVGNSTICGGRSSKWKTVSPTNMQFSSQQFNLCLDVNPNGKTLVTNPCLCLDGSSNCNPESMVQAC; translated from the exons ATGAGTGAGTTTGGAATCAATCAAGATGGTCAAAGCATTGGAGATAACTATTATATCGGTTGCCTGCTTGCTTTCACCGCTGAGCGTGATATCGATTTGTCTCTATGGTCACTACAAGGGAGCTATTACAAGGGGCTAGGCATTATTGGAAAAAATGAGAGCTATGCTGTGATTTATACTGATTGGAATACTATTAGGAATCCAGGCTTCATGGCAACTATTTCATCTATAGTTCCTCCCCTCAGAG AAGCATGGGGCTTCAATGGAAATGGGCTGGCATTTGCTAATGGATCAACAAACTCTTGCTTGGAAGCTTTGGGAAATGGACAAGGAGTTCAGGTTGGGAATAGTACTATTTGTGGAGGGCGAAGCTCTAAGTGGAAAACTGTCTCTCCCACTAACATGCAGTTCTCATCTCAACAGTTTAACCTGTGTTTGGATGTTAACCCTAATGGGAAGACTCTTGTTACTAATCCATGCTTGTGTTTGGATGGCAGTTCAAATTGTAACCCTGAGAGTATGGTTCAAGCTTGTTAA
- the LOC120270950 gene encoding protein SIEVE ELEMENT OCCLUSION B-like, whose product MAGILGQQPKTQLIRGEQQSLLSPLNSTAVTKPVTQQPTMELNRKENQLFLQSSNNPVMKQMAPQTKTDLIKTPLISSSDDSMALKPVAQQQKMQLIKGERHLFSSSDDSVLTKQIMATHTPDGREVEVKPILYIVEDILHQANPSLILTPQTQLEYVDETTHRAEVVSMLEALAYTVHRMSSEINYKCAIGGDGHATTLAVLQSLSNYTWDGKLVVALAAFALSYGEFWLTTQLHTVNPMAKSLAHLKQLPNILEHTDILKPRFDAINNLINAMLDVTKCIVEFRELPPEYIPHDAPEMAMALAHIPTAVYWTIRGVVACIAQIVGLIGLGHDYMTSTTEAWELSSLAHKVNNIHGHLIKQLNTCQQQIGERKHMEAYQTLVRLFETIHLDNIKILRALMYSKDDLPIIDGITKKRVSVDVLRRKIVMLFISDLDISHEELFVLIQIYNDTHQGRMERHYEIVWLPVVDRHVPWLQSREESFNRLASTMPWYSLVHPSLLDKAVVKYIREMWHFDKKPMLVVLDPQGKLVCPNALHMMWIWGSLAFPFTSNREEALWKEEIWRLELLVDEIDPAILQWVTEGRHVCLYGGDNLDWIRRFTTTMRRVAQDARVPLEMVYVGRSNPKEKVKRAMSVIAAEKLSGYWTDVAMIWFFWVRLESMWHSKMQHGRTVEDDPIMQEVMQILSFDGSEEGWAVISRGSVEVLKSQGKKLLDCLMEYDTWKGTVELEGFIPALGKALLPYQTHEHCTRLILPGETGKFGEKIVCAECKKPMEKYVLYRCCTD is encoded by the exons ATGGCCGGCATTTTGGGGCAGCAGCCAAAGACACAGCTGATCAGGGGAGAGCAGCAGTCGTTGTTGTCGCCGTTGAACTCCACCGCTGTCACAAAACCGGTGACTCAGCAGCCAACCATGGAGCTCAACAGGAAAGAGAACCAGCTCTTCTTGCAGTCCAGCAACAACCCGGTCATGAAGCAGATGGCTCCCCAAACAAAGACTGACCTTATCAAGACGCCCTTAATTTCATCATCAGATGACAGCATGGCATTGAAGCCGGTGGCGCAGCAGCAAAAGATGCAACTGATCAAGGGAGAACGCCATCTTTTCTCGTCATCTGATGACAGTGTGTTGACGAAGCAAATCATGGCCACACATACACCGGATGGCCGTGAGGTCGAAGTCAAGCCAATTCTTTACATTGTTGAAGATATCTTGCACCAAGCCAACCCTTCTTTAATATTG ACACCACAAACTCAACTGGAATATGTCGATGAAACTACACATCGTGCTGAAGTTGTTTCTATGCTTGAAGCTTTAGCATACACTGTTCACAGGATGTCAAGCGAG atCAACTATAAATGCGCAATTGGTGGAGATGGGCATGCAACAACACTGGCCGTTTTACAATCTCTGTCAAACTACACTTGGGATGGCAAACTAGTTGTTGCACTTGCAGCCTTCGCATTGAGTTATGGCGAGTTCTGGCTCACTACTCAACTCCACACTGTGAATCCTATGGCCAAATCATTGGCACATCTTAAACAGCTGCCAAATATACTGGAACACACTGATATACTGAAGCCAAGGTTTGATGCCATTAATAATCTTATAAATGCAATGCTTGATGTCACCAAATGCATTGTTGAGTTCAGAGAGCTTCCACCTGAGTACATCCCTCATGATGCACCGGAGATGGCCATGGCCTTGGCTCATATCCCAACTGCTGTTTATTGGACCATTAGAGGGGTAGTTGCTTGCATCGCTCAGATTGTTGGTCTCATTGGTCTGGGCCATGA ttacatGACCTCCACCACAGAGGCATGGGAGCTCTCAAGTTTAGCCCACAAAGTTAACAACATTCACGGCCACTTAATTAAGCAATTGAACACATGCCAACAACAAATAG GTGAGAGGAAACATATGGAGGCTTACCAGACGCTAGTGAGACTATTTGAAACTATTCATCTTGACAACATAAAGATCCTCAGGGCTCTCATGTACTCAAAGGATGACCTGCCTATCATTGACGGCATCACCAAGAAAAGAGTCAGCGTTGACGTACTGAGGAGAAAGATAGTCATGCTATTCATCTCCGATCTTGATATCTCACATGAAGAGctctttgttttgattcaaatatacaaTGACACACACCAAGGAAGGATGGAGAGGCACTACGAGATAGTATGGCTTCCTGTCGTCGACCGCCATGTTCCTTGGCTACAGTCAAGAGAAGAGAGCTTCAATCGCTTGGCATCAACAATGCCATGGTACTCGTTGGTGCATCCTTCATTGTTGGACAAGGCGGTGGTGAAGTACATCAGGGAGATGTGGCATTTTGACAAGAAGCCAATGTTGGTGGTGTTGGATCCACAGGGGAAGTTGGTGTGCCCCAATGCACTTCACATGATGTGGATTTGGGGTAGTTTAGCCTTCCCTTTCACTAGCAACAGGGAGGAGGCTCTATGGAAGGAAGAGATTTGGAGGCTTGAATTATTAGTTGATGAGATTGATCCTGCCATACTTcaatgg GTGACTGAAGGAAGGCATGTATGTCTGTACGGAGGAGACAACTTAGACTGGATAAGAAGGTTCACTACAACAATGAGACGCGTCGCTCAAGACGCAAGGGTCCCATTGGAGATGGTCTACGTGGGAAGGAGTAACCCAAAAGAGAAGGTCAAGAGAGCAATGTCAGTCATTGCAGCTGAGAAACTGAGTGGGTATTGGACAGACGTGGCCATGATATGGTTCTTTTGGGTCCGTTTGGAGAGCATGTGGCACTCCAAGATGCAACATGGTCGCACAGTTGAGGATGATCCAATAATGCAAGAAGTGATGCAGATTCTGAGCTTCGACGGCAGTGAAGAAGGCTGGGCGGTCATCAGCCGGGGCTCAGTCGAGGTCTTAAAGTCACAGGGAAAGAAGCTGCTGGATTGTCTGATGGAGTATGATACTTGGAAAGGCACTGTGGAGCTGGAGGGGTTCATTCCGGCGCTGGGGAAAGCACTGCTGCCTTATCAGACTCATGAGCACTGCACCAGGCTTATACTTCCAGGTGAGACTGGCAAGTTTGGAGAGAAGATTGTGTGCGCTGAATGTAAGAAACCCATGGAGAAGTATGTGCTTTATCGCTGCTGCACTGACTGA
- the LOC120270256 gene encoding protein SIEVE ELEMENT OCCLUSION C-like: protein MVVLDFKGKVTSLNAIDMISIWHDLAYPFSVAREKELWVEQSWTMELLIDNIDPLIMYWKNLSNYLPLLKIYFFWTRLECMKRSKLCLGYETEDDTFLNELSSLLSTSSADKGWLLVGAAKSKDILRLTGNQCLELLSLFDVWGEYANKFGILGAMRQALAPPIQAGCGNFAIIPHVEEITDDACVCKICNGLMEKYIMYQCASV from the exons ATGGTTGTCTTGGATTTCAAAGGGAAGGTTACCTCTTTGAATGCCATTGATATGATATCTATATGGCATGATTTGGCATATCCATTTTCAGTTGCTCGAGAAAAGGAGCTTTGGGTGGAACAGAGTTGGACGATGGAGCTTCTGATTGATAACATTGATCCTCTCATAATGTATTGG AAAAACCTGAGTAACTATCTTCCTCTCTTGAAGATATACTTCTTCTGGACACGATTAGAGTGCATGAAACGTTCAAAACTCTGTCTTGGATATGAAACTGAAGATGATACTTTCTTGAATGAACTCAGCTCTTTGTTGAGCACTAGTTCAGCAGATAAAGGCTGGTTACTTGTTGGTGCAGCAAAATCGAAGGACATCCTTAGATTAACTGGAAACCAATGCCTTGAGCTTTTATCGCTCTTTGATGTTTGGGGGGAGTATGCTAATAAATTTGGCATCCTCGGCGCAATGAGACAAGCTCTTGCCCCTCCAATTCAAGCAGGTTGCGGTAACTTTGCCATCATTCCACATGTTGAGGAGATTACTGATGATGCTTGTGTCTGCAAAATTTGCAATGGCTTAATGGAGAAATATATTATGTATCAGTGCGCATCAGTCTAA